In Sulfurisphaera javensis, a single genomic region encodes these proteins:
- a CDS encoding thioredoxin domain-containing protein — protein sequence MNFLSWNQAIYKNKELIALFMITSWCEYCEEQEKEFDFEINDKVSLVKEDADERIDLAVRYTPQIYPCISLIAKDSVIGGTYGLVKKDKIKEMVNDALELISGKGKIITPPEISHKVDKFTPNYALNHILRVCEGYFDWKEGGFEKEPKYVSPEVLQLFLHFNDYYHKLMVEVTLDNAIEYLWDNGFYLFSKTIDWKEPYKAKLLDYNAEMVRTLLKAYEVVKDDTYLDYAIKTIEWILKKKDNQGYFINSEFLGKEDKRPFLNVNSNVGNALIEAYKFTEDEKYIEEAKELSDKLVISHRIDTLTPPYLIDIASYLSFLSKLDINKAKRLSVILQDYKGDKAYYDVTLNYAKENLIGRYHFLYDNTLLAEAFMNLGFIDEAKKIIDSFLASYGIYTYYNQAKYAIILGELYGLFTH from the coding sequence ATGAACTTTCTTTCATGGAATCAGGCAATTTATAAAAATAAAGAATTAATTGCACTCTTCATGATAACTTCTTGGTGCGAGTATTGTGAAGAACAAGAAAAAGAGTTTGACTTCGAGATCAATGACAAAGTTTCTTTAGTAAAAGAAGATGCCGATGAGAGAATAGATTTAGCTGTAAGATATACACCACAGATTTATCCATGCATCAGTTTAATAGCTAAAGATTCTGTTATAGGTGGTACATACGGTTTAGTTAAAAAAGATAAAATAAAAGAGATGGTTAATGATGCACTAGAACTAATCAGCGGAAAAGGCAAAATTATAACACCTCCTGAAATTTCTCATAAAGTTGATAAGTTTACTCCTAATTATGCCTTAAATCATATATTAAGAGTATGTGAAGGTTATTTTGATTGGAAAGAAGGAGGATTTGAAAAAGAACCAAAATATGTTTCTCCAGAGGTTTTACAATTATTTTTGCATTTTAATGATTATTATCATAAACTAATGGTAGAGGTTACTTTAGATAATGCTATAGAATACTTATGGGATAATGGATTTTATTTATTTTCTAAGACAATTGATTGGAAGGAACCTTACAAGGCTAAACTACTAGATTATAATGCAGAAATGGTAAGAACTCTTTTAAAGGCTTATGAAGTAGTTAAAGATGATACTTACTTGGATTATGCTATAAAAACAATAGAGTGGATTCTTAAGAAGAAGGATAACCAAGGCTACTTTATTAACTCTGAATTCCTTGGGAAGGAGGATAAAAGACCATTTTTAAATGTAAACTCTAACGTAGGTAACGCCCTTATAGAAGCTTATAAATTTACTGAGGATGAAAAGTATATTGAAGAAGCTAAAGAGTTATCTGATAAGCTAGTAATTTCTCATAGAATTGACACTCTAACTCCACCTTATTTAATAGATATTGCATCTTACCTTAGTTTTCTATCCAAATTGGATATTAATAAAGCAAAGAGACTTAGTGTAATTCTTCAGGATTATAAAGGAGATAAAGCGTACTATGATGTAACTCTGAATTATGCAAAAGAGAATTTAATAGGAAGATATCATTTCCTTTATGATAATACTCTATTAGCTGAGGCTTTCATGAACTTAGGCTTTATTGATGAGGCCAAGAAGATTATTGATAGTTTTCTAGCCTCTTATGGTATTTATACGTATTATAATCAGGCAAAATATGCTATTATTCTAGGTGAGCTTTATGGTTTATTTACTCACTAA
- a CDS encoding APC family permease, which translates to MGILSKKVGWLEKEVLHILDLIPLSTSSVAPTFSIAAAYGSMVALMGPSAIMAVITSFPFFLFASIIFRQLNKKAPHCGASYHWGAKLVSTRYGAFQFWIVTLAYFLSLPPIIIPAGEYTLDLLYRLGLISRGMELSVFWDSIVGIIWALIAAIPLLLGAKPTARFTEVFLAIELVILSSFVVIGIISLPTHAVNQFNWSWFFNPKWFSTPSYFLTLAATMVIVATILDGWEIDSYASEESKKPYHWPGLSGIVGLISVFIIYIITMPIMTIETPISALASSVDPLARWASYVIPQYVWLMDIAVIASTASSLWLTAFILTRAWYAAGREGLLPKPFGWVSEKFKSPWFSILIATLFEVIVQLLELTSPSVQSFFGLVLTGAGAFLLTEFGMDSLTATITWWRNYRTSIKDWIIRIIAPITSLGMFGIIIMGVINAGPAFGYSTIEYSLTLLILTLIGVPFIFRHYNIITPNWLHQVTKKELR; encoded by the coding sequence ATGGGTATATTAAGCAAAAAGGTAGGATGGCTTGAGAAAGAAGTTCTGCACATTTTAGATCTAATACCACTCTCGACCTCTAGTGTTGCACCTACATTCAGCATAGCTGCCGCCTATGGAAGCATGGTAGCATTAATGGGTCCTTCAGCAATTATGGCTGTGATAACTTCATTCCCCTTCTTCCTTTTTGCATCTATTATATTTAGACAATTAAATAAAAAAGCTCCTCATTGTGGAGCTTCTTATCATTGGGGTGCCAAGTTAGTTAGTACGAGGTATGGTGCTTTTCAATTTTGGATTGTTACTTTAGCTTATTTCTTATCACTACCACCCATAATTATACCAGCTGGTGAATATACTCTTGATTTACTTTATAGACTTGGTTTAATAAGTAGGGGAATGGAGTTAAGCGTATTTTGGGATTCTATTGTGGGAATAATTTGGGCTTTAATTGCAGCAATACCATTATTATTGGGGGCAAAACCAACAGCAAGATTTACAGAAGTATTCCTTGCAATAGAGTTAGTAATACTTTCTTCATTTGTAGTAATCGGAATTATCTCTTTACCTACTCATGCTGTAAATCAATTTAATTGGTCATGGTTCTTTAATCCTAAGTGGTTCTCAACCCCCTCATACTTTTTAACTTTAGCCGCAACAATGGTAATAGTAGCAACAATACTTGACGGTTGGGAGATTGATAGTTACGCATCAGAAGAATCTAAAAAACCCTATCACTGGCCAGGTTTATCTGGTATAGTGGGGCTAATTAGTGTGTTCATAATTTATATAATTACGATGCCTATTATGACTATCGAGACGCCAATATCGGCCTTAGCTTCAAGTGTTGATCCTTTAGCCAGATGGGCTTCTTACGTAATTCCGCAATATGTTTGGTTAATGGATATTGCTGTAATTGCTTCTACAGCCTCTTCTTTATGGCTTACAGCATTTATACTAACTAGGGCATGGTATGCAGCTGGAAGAGAAGGATTATTGCCAAAACCATTTGGATGGGTAAGTGAAAAATTCAAATCACCATGGTTTTCAATATTAATAGCAACTCTCTTCGAAGTTATAGTGCAATTACTGGAGCTTACATCTCCAAGCGTTCAATCATTTTTCGGGCTAGTATTAACTGGGGCTGGCGCATTCTTATTGACGGAATTTGGAATGGATTCACTAACAGCTACAATAACTTGGTGGAGAAACTATAGAACAAGTATAAAAGACTGGATAATTCGTATAATTGCCCCTATTACCTCACTAGGGATGTTTGGAATTATAATTATGGGTGTAATTAATGCCGGACCGGCATTTGGATATAGTACTATAGAATATAGCTTAACACTTTTGATATTAACCTTAATAGGAGTTCCGTTTATCTTTAGACATTATAATATAATAACACCTAATTGGTTACACCAAGTAACAAAGAAAGAGTTAAGATAA
- a CDS encoding right-handed parallel beta-helix repeat-containing protein, which yields MTLKTLILLFIITVSSFTICAVTNQVNHSVIIIGKKNLTISGLNIVNGNITIINSSNIVIENNMIYNSIYFGIFVYNSTNITIEHNVISNSYYDGISIRKSSSVIIKYNIISNDTNGNGISIWDNSKNVIISNNLLSNDDYGIFILMSSIVNIYNNTLFKIYYYGIYLYQVSDIKVLNNSISFSDVGIETEYGNIILILSNIIKYDLVGVYIGDGLENFSLINNIIQNSRFFGILIKYYPEEFEYEENSFLNNTANLFYEYNSTLPKQQVIGAVPPTTTSEEINRTNYLYYFLVIVPVSLIIAYLLRRRRK from the coding sequence GTGACTTTAAAAACTCTGATTTTACTCTTTATCATTACGGTATCTTCCTTTACTATCTGTGCTGTTACAAATCAAGTTAATCATTCAGTTATTATAATTGGAAAGAAAAATCTAACTATTTCCGGGCTAAATATAGTAAATGGTAATATAACAATTATTAACTCAAGTAATATAGTAATAGAAAATAATATGATATATAACAGTATCTATTTTGGCATATTCGTGTATAATTCTACTAATATTACGATAGAGCATAATGTGATATCTAATTCTTATTATGATGGAATATCTATAAGAAAATCAAGTAGTGTAATTATAAAATATAACATTATATCAAATGATACAAATGGTAATGGAATATCTATATGGGATAATAGTAAAAATGTAATTATTAGTAATAATCTTCTATCTAATGATGATTACGGAATTTTTATACTTATGAGTTCTATTGTTAATATATATAATAATACTCTCTTTAAGATATATTATTATGGAATTTATCTTTATCAAGTTAGTGATATAAAAGTGTTGAATAATTCCATTTCTTTCTCTGACGTTGGAATTGAAACTGAATACGGAAATATAATCCTTATCCTTTCAAATATAATTAAATATGATCTAGTTGGCGTTTATATAGGAGATGGTTTAGAAAACTTTAGCTTGATAAATAATATAATTCAAAACTCTAGGTTTTTTGGCATTTTAATTAAATATTATCCTGAAGAATTTGAATATGAAGAGAATAGTTTTCTTAATAATACAGCTAATCTTTTTTATGAGTATAATAGTACTTTACCTAAACAACAAGTTATAGGAGCAGTTCCTCCAACTACTACATCAGAAGAAATAAACAGGACTAATTATCTTTATTATTTTTTAGTTATAGTTCCAGTATCTCTCATCATAGCATATCTACTGAGGAGGAGAAGAAAGTAA
- a CDS encoding HypC/HybG/HupF family hydrogenase formation chaperone has protein sequence MCISLPAKVVQIEGMIAFVDYGNGIVEPVINNEDDIKEGDYVVVSYGMIVSKISEKEYLEMIKYEKEMRELLSSPPQ, from the coding sequence ATGTGCATAAGTTTACCTGCGAAAGTTGTACAAATTGAGGGAATGATTGCATTTGTTGATTATGGAAATGGTATAGTAGAACCAGTTATAAATAATGAGGATGACATAAAGGAAGGAGATTATGTAGTAGTAAGCTATGGTATGATTGTAAGTAAAATTAGTGAGAAAGAATACCTTGAGATGATTAAATATGAAAAAGAAATGAGGGAATTACTTTCTTCTCCTCCTCAGTAG
- a CDS encoding nickel-dependent hydrogenase large subunit — protein MSLYDLEIIDLDVFVKEGKVVKAKCSGNKIRGFEKSFIGKEAKIFYEILPRVLATCSQSHLYVYLQPHMNTPITEILMTLEIVDSHLKHPYAYWFPHLIKDEQFSFPSGDKFKRVSLISRKIKELMEKIGGRWPHIDYIKENKEIRLRKDDIKDITSFIENELLGMSIEDFLSVKNIEDFSGDMKLLIEKGIEALDWNTGLRDHLVVGYPFSGNFDYNKIEDKGIEVLYDGKKVEVGPLAQALTFDQLVKNYFNKYGPSPLLREISRVKVLAKLLNNIRDTELKSEKFEPQDGHFISFAESIRGSLIHDYIIKDGKILSYKIIQPTTFIASPNGALEKSVVGLHIKNPKDPVELALTVSSLDTCFVTRVKVFDDNNNLLTTKRIGGFC, from the coding sequence ATGAGTTTATATGATTTAGAGATTATTGACCTTGATGTCTTCGTTAAAGAGGGAAAAGTAGTTAAAGCAAAATGTTCTGGTAATAAAATTAGAGGATTTGAGAAGTCTTTTATAGGAAAGGAAGCTAAAATATTTTATGAAATTTTACCTAGAGTTTTAGCAACGTGTAGTCAATCCCACTTATATGTATATCTACAACCTCATATGAATACTCCAATAACTGAAATACTTATGACCCTCGAAATAGTTGATAGCCATTTAAAGCATCCCTATGCCTATTGGTTTCCTCATTTAATAAAAGATGAGCAGTTCTCTTTTCCATCCGGTGATAAATTTAAAAGAGTTAGTTTAATTTCAAGAAAGATAAAAGAATTAATGGAAAAGATAGGAGGAAGATGGCCTCATATTGACTATATAAAAGAAAATAAAGAGATAAGATTAAGAAAAGATGATATAAAAGATATTACAAGTTTCATAGAGAATGAATTATTGGGAATGAGTATTGAAGATTTTTTAAGCGTAAAAAACATAGAGGATTTTTCTGGCGATATGAAGTTATTGATTGAAAAAGGAATTGAAGCATTAGACTGGAATACTGGTCTTAGAGATCATTTAGTCGTAGGATATCCATTTTCTGGTAATTTTGATTATAATAAAATAGAGGATAAAGGTATTGAAGTACTCTATGATGGTAAAAAAGTAGAAGTAGGGCCTTTGGCTCAAGCATTAACTTTTGATCAACTAGTTAAAAATTATTTTAATAAATATGGACCTTCTCCTCTTTTAAGAGAAATATCTAGAGTGAAAGTCCTTGCAAAATTATTAAATAATATTAGAGATACTGAGTTAAAAAGTGAGAAATTCGAACCTCAAGACGGACATTTTATTTCATTTGCTGAATCAATAAGAGGGTCACTAATTCATGATTACATAATAAAAGATGGTAAGATTTTATCGTATAAAATTATTCAACCAACAACATTTATAGCATCACCTAATGGTGCTTTAGAAAAATCAGTGGTAGGATTACATATTAAAAATCCTAAAGATCCAGTTGAATTAGCATTAACTGTTTCTTCATTGGATACATGCTTCGTAACAAGAGTTAAAGTATTTGATGATAATAATAATCTATTAACAACAAAAAGAATTGGAGGTTTTTGCTAA
- the hypF gene encoding carbamoyltransferase HypF, whose product MEAYRIIISGIVQGVGFRPFIYRIAIKSNVKGYVKNMGGSEVEVHIEGEREEIAYFIKLLFSKLPPTAKIENIEIEESDIKLFSDFKILPSGSEIKEPSEIPPDFSVCEECMREVLNPKNRRYRYPFNSCAYCGPRFSMIYKLPYDRENTAMNDFPLCEDCKAEYYNPSDERRFDAQGISCPKCGPSLFLETIDGERLEGDPIVTTAKLLMEGYIVAIKGIGGFHISADPFNDDVVLKLRERKNRPQQPFAVMALDLPIVEKYAIISPIEKDLLLSPQRPIVLLNKKDPYELSKYISPGLDKEGFFLYYTPLHYLLLNEVKTHLLIMTSGNKHGFPMCIDENCVREKLKGIVDYVLYHNRKIVNRVDDSVVRVSAGRPILLRRSRGYAPTWIKLKRYVKEPVVTVGAELQNAGSIAFNNKVVLTQYIGDTDELETLNDLDKYLNLLISWYNIRPKVVVADKNPAYQSTYLASKLAEKFSAELIQVQHHYAHILSVAADYGYEDGVGIAIDGIGYGDDGNGWGGEIIKFSGEKYERKYHLKYVPYIGGDINAIKPRRMLALFLSTFMDWEEIKNIVKLDERELNILEKLSKKATIFTSSTGRVLDSVSAFLGVCDHRTYEGEPAMKLEAVARGGKILDLEIPIVGEEIDTTLIFKWLLENRDKPLNDLAITVQYKLGKSLVKAALKLNPERILVSGGAAVNEYILKGMIENSEGVEIITPKRVPAGDGGIALGQAYYATFI is encoded by the coding sequence ATGGAAGCTTATAGGATAATTATAAGTGGTATAGTACAAGGAGTAGGATTTAGGCCATTCATATATAGAATAGCTATAAAATCTAATGTAAAAGGATATGTAAAAAATATGGGTGGTAGTGAAGTTGAAGTACACATCGAAGGTGAAAGAGAAGAAATAGCATATTTCATTAAATTATTATTTTCTAAGTTGCCTCCAACAGCGAAAATAGAAAATATCGAAATAGAAGAATCAGATATTAAACTTTTTTCTGACTTTAAAATTTTACCTAGTGGAAGTGAAATCAAAGAACCAAGTGAGATTCCACCAGATTTTTCTGTATGCGAGGAATGTATGAGAGAAGTGCTTAATCCAAAAAATAGAAGATATAGATATCCTTTTAATAGCTGTGCTTATTGTGGACCTAGATTTTCAATGATATATAAGCTTCCTTATGATAGAGAAAATACAGCGATGAATGATTTTCCTTTATGTGAAGATTGTAAGGCTGAATATTATAATCCATCTGATGAAAGAAGATTTGACGCTCAAGGAATTAGTTGTCCAAAATGTGGACCTTCATTGTTTTTAGAAACAATAGATGGAGAAAGATTAGAAGGAGATCCAATAGTTACTACAGCGAAACTACTTATGGAGGGATACATTGTAGCAATCAAAGGTATTGGAGGTTTTCATATTTCTGCGGATCCATTTAATGACGATGTTGTATTAAAATTAAGGGAAAGAAAAAACAGACCACAACAGCCATTTGCAGTAATGGCATTAGATTTACCTATAGTGGAAAAATATGCTATCATATCACCTATTGAGAAAGATTTACTTTTATCTCCTCAAAGACCAATAGTTCTCCTTAATAAAAAAGATCCTTACGAATTATCTAAATATATCTCTCCAGGTTTAGATAAAGAAGGGTTCTTCTTGTACTACACTCCTCTTCATTATCTCTTACTAAATGAAGTAAAAACTCATTTACTAATTATGACTAGTGGTAATAAACATGGATTTCCAATGTGTATAGATGAAAACTGTGTTAGAGAGAAACTAAAGGGAATAGTTGACTATGTGTTATATCATAATAGAAAGATCGTAAATAGAGTTGATGATAGTGTTGTAAGAGTCTCTGCTGGAAGGCCAATTTTATTAAGGAGGAGTAGGGGCTATGCACCAACGTGGATAAAGTTAAAGAGATATGTTAAGGAACCAGTAGTTACTGTAGGAGCCGAGTTACAGAATGCTGGTTCAATAGCTTTTAATAATAAAGTAGTTCTAACACAATACATAGGAGATACAGATGAATTAGAAACTTTAAATGATCTAGATAAATATTTAAATTTACTAATTTCTTGGTATAACATAAGACCTAAGGTTGTGGTAGCTGATAAGAATCCAGCATATCAAAGTACTTATTTAGCTTCCAAGTTGGCTGAAAAGTTCTCTGCAGAGTTAATTCAAGTACAGCATCATTATGCTCACATACTAAGCGTTGCTGCAGATTATGGTTATGAAGATGGTGTAGGAATTGCTATAGATGGAATAGGTTATGGCGATGACGGAAACGGATGGGGAGGAGAAATAATTAAATTTAGTGGAGAAAAATATGAGAGAAAATATCACTTAAAATATGTTCCTTATATAGGTGGAGATATAAATGCAATTAAACCTAGGAGGATGCTAGCTTTATTTTTATCAACATTTATGGATTGGGAAGAAATAAAAAATATTGTTAAATTAGATGAAAGGGAACTAAATATCCTTGAAAAATTATCTAAAAAAGCTACTATATTTACTTCAAGTACTGGTAGAGTATTAGACTCTGTATCAGCATTTCTTGGCGTGTGTGACCATAGAACTTATGAAGGTGAGCCAGCAATGAAATTAGAAGCAGTAGCTAGAGGAGGAAAAATATTAGATCTTGAAATCCCTATTGTAGGGGAAGAGATAGACACAACATTAATTTTTAAATGGTTACTCGAAAACAGAGATAAACCTCTAAATGATTTAGCTATTACAGTCCAATATAAGCTTGGTAAAAGTTTAGTAAAAGCTGCATTAAAACTTAACCCCGAAAGAATTTTAGTTTCGGGAGGTGCTGCAGTTAATGAATATATATTGAAAGGGATGATAGAGAACTCTGAAGGAGTAGAAATAATAACTCCAAAAAGGGTACCAGCTGGTGACGGTGGAATAGCTCTTGGCCAGGCATATTATGCAACATTTATTTAG
- a CDS encoding winged helix-turn-helix transcriptional regulator: MVECCIAEDKELCFLYSSKLLELIMKKYTYAILVILDKYGKMRFNEIQRKIKGLTQRTLSIRLKELEKAKLVKREVDSSEPIKVYYSITTEGKAVKNALQILISLINLLDNNKDAYLC; this comes from the coding sequence ATGGTTGAATGTTGCATAGCTGAAGATAAAGAATTATGTTTTTTATATTCTTCTAAATTACTGGAATTAATAATGAAAAAATATACGTACGCAATTTTAGTTATTTTAGATAAATATGGAAAAATGAGATTTAATGAGATTCAAAGGAAGATTAAAGGTTTAACTCAAAGGACCTTATCAATAAGATTAAAGGAGTTAGAGAAAGCTAAGTTAGTTAAAAGAGAAGTGGATTCCTCAGAACCTATAAAGGTTTACTATTCAATAACTACCGAAGGAAAGGCAGTAAAGAATGCTCTTCAGATATTAATCAGTTTAATAAACTTACTTGATAATAACAAGGACGCATATTTATGTTGA
- a CDS encoding nickel-dependent hydrogenase large subunit, translating into MSNKIISPFNRVEGDLDVEVKFEKNKVVDAKIISRLFRGIEIILKGKNPLDALVITPRVCGICGASHLYASASALDMIYNAEVPENAVRIRNVLSMAESCQNDLRHTYFMFLIDVVNRKYQDYAIFDEALKRWAPINGSSYKECFRWSKKYTEVYAIFGGQWPHGSAIIPGGVTSDPLPNEINKAISILINIKQNYLEKTILGGPVEQFMSTVKSYKDLLQWAEDYKQGDLSKIIEFGLEANWHKLGYGSGIFLSYGHLPSEEYVGVPRKKYFKPGIFFVKEKEFKEFNQENILEFVNSSYYTYTLGDNIGLHPFQGETNPNLTDDKRKYSLTKCFRYKYDGKLLAPEVGALAMLTISKNPIVFDMVDKIGPSVLSRIIARIIRIIIYNELMINELNNFKFGKPTYKKPNDVIEGKGYGLVEAPRGALGHWIVIKGGKILNYQIVTPTQINMGPEDPLGNKSHLPLALIGTEVSNVDNPIEVYHIVRSHDACMVCNVHMLKLI; encoded by the coding sequence TTGAGTAATAAAATTATTTCTCCATTTAATAGAGTTGAAGGAGATTTAGATGTTGAGGTAAAGTTTGAAAAGAATAAAGTTGTTGATGCTAAAATAATCTCAAGATTATTTAGAGGTATAGAAATAATTCTTAAAGGTAAAAATCCTTTAGACGCTTTAGTTATAACCCCAAGAGTCTGTGGTATATGTGGAGCCTCTCATTTATATGCATCAGCCTCAGCATTAGATATGATTTATAATGCTGAAGTCCCAGAAAATGCTGTAAGGATAAGAAATGTATTGAGTATGGCTGAAAGTTGTCAAAATGATTTAAGGCATACTTATTTTATGTTTTTAATTGATGTTGTGAACAGAAAATACCAAGATTATGCGATTTTTGATGAAGCTTTAAAGAGATGGGCCCCTATTAATGGTTCATCATACAAAGAATGTTTTAGATGGTCAAAAAAGTATACTGAAGTTTATGCTATTTTTGGAGGTCAATGGCCTCATGGTTCAGCTATAATTCCTGGAGGGGTCACATCAGATCCTTTACCTAATGAGATAAATAAAGCAATATCAATATTGATAAATATTAAACAAAATTATTTAGAAAAAACTATCTTAGGAGGACCAGTAGAGCAATTTATGAGCACCGTTAAAAGTTATAAAGACTTATTACAATGGGCTGAAGATTATAAACAAGGAGACTTATCAAAAATAATCGAATTTGGATTAGAAGCTAATTGGCATAAATTGGGATATGGTTCTGGAATTTTCCTCAGTTATGGTCATTTACCATCAGAAGAATATGTAGGAGTTCCAAGGAAGAAATATTTTAAACCTGGTATTTTCTTTGTAAAAGAGAAGGAATTTAAGGAATTTAATCAAGAGAATATACTAGAATTCGTTAATTCTTCATATTACACATATACTTTAGGAGATAATATTGGTTTACATCCTTTTCAAGGTGAGACAAATCCCAACTTAACAGATGATAAAAGAAAATATTCATTGACTAAGTGCTTTAGATATAAATATGATGGTAAGTTATTGGCACCAGAAGTTGGCGCATTAGCAATGTTAACTATTTCAAAAAATCCTATAGTCTTTGATATGGTCGATAAGATTGGTCCAAGTGTACTTTCAAGAATAATTGCCAGGATAATAAGAATAATAATTTATAATGAACTTATGATTAATGAGTTAAATAATTTTAAGTTCGGTAAGCCTACTTATAAGAAACCGAACGATGTTATTGAAGGAAAAGGATATGGGTTAGTTGAAGCTCCAAGAGGTGCATTAGGTCATTGGATAGTAATTAAAGGTGGTAAGATCTTAAATTATCAAATTGTGACTCCTACTCAAATTAACATGGGTCCAGAGGATCCTTTAGGTAATAAGAGTCATTTACCTTTAGCTTTAATAGGTACTGAAGTTTCTAATGTAGATAATCCAATTGAGGTTTATCATATAGTTAGGTCTCATGATGCTTGTATGGTATGTAATGTGCACATGCTAAAGCTTATTTAG
- a CDS encoding CPBP family intramembrane glutamic endopeptidase, whose product MKIEELFAGIILPLIVIPEEFFVYSVIHNFTAIYVVGIIVIIGEIISAFLAKILTKKKLKIEINKGLVFLVLIIPLSFFPGLTQTSSPSFYTILIPAGIVGGICEEIIYRGYVLSDTTSIFIQGILWGILHIFDGLLFFLWTIVIGIIFGFIAKRYGILPTMLIHVISNILRILL is encoded by the coding sequence ATGAAAATAGAGGAATTATTTGCAGGAATTATACTTCCTCTTATCGTTATACCAGAAGAATTTTTTGTTTACTCTGTCATACATAATTTTACAGCAATTTACGTTGTTGGTATAATAGTAATTATAGGTGAAATAATATCTGCATTTCTGGCTAAAATTCTGACTAAGAAAAAATTAAAAATAGAAATTAACAAAGGCCTAGTCTTTCTAGTCCTTATAATACCTTTATCATTTTTCCCCGGGTTAACACAAACTTCTTCCCCTTCTTTTTATACTATCTTAATACCGGCTGGAATTGTTGGAGGTATTTGTGAAGAAATAATTTACAGAGGTTATGTTTTATCTGATACAACTAGTATATTTATCCAAGGAATTTTATGGGGGATTCTTCATATATTTGACGGTTTACTATTCTTCCTATGGACAATTGTTATAGGTATAATTTTTGGTTTCATAGCTAAACGATATGGAATTTTACCTACAATGTTAATTCATGTAATTTCAAATATTCTTCGAATTTTATTGTAA